The following are encoded in a window of Acropora muricata isolate sample 2 chromosome 6, ASM3666990v1, whole genome shotgun sequence genomic DNA:
- the LOC136918994 gene encoding uncharacterized protein yields the protein MAQETSEEFNEELDSDSEVEEDLAEVNHHINEVFGILKRKTSRLRMEKQAFASVAKKLKHVHFSKTLKLNIGGQLFTTSLETMKKDPGSMFHAMFSERFDTKPAEDGSYFIDRDGTHFRYILNYLRTAQLVVPEDKIVRKELLNEAEFYQVQGIIDQLRSHPFEESNILSRAQRHTLIDWLKGSLTSASHNYVLIYRASRDGWAAGHFHQRCDFRGPTVTVARCGNYIFGGYTEAQWESLLTAEYKRDPKAFLFSLSNPSGLNSTKMSLLSEKMDQAIHCCSSYGPTFGTGPDLRIANNPNNNTTCSARLSNTYQLPAGQKANTFFTGAETFNLTELEVFSFEK from the exons ATGGCTCAAGAGACGAGTGAAGAATTCAACGAAGAACTAGATAGTGACTCTGAAGTCGAAGAGGACCTTGCCGAAGTTAATCATCATATAAATGAAGTGTTTGGCATTTTAAAGCGGAAGACATCGAGACTACGAATGGAAAAGCAAGCTTTCGCATCAGTGGCAAAGAAACTCAAGCATGTCCACTTTTCCAAGACATTAAAACTCAACATAGGCGGCCAGTTATTCACTACAAGCCTGGAGACCATGAAGAAAGACCCAGGTTCAATGTTTCACGCAATGTTCTCCGAGAGATTTGATACAAAGCCCGCTGAAGATGGATCGTATTTTATTGATCGCGATGGAACTCACTTCCGCTATATCCTGAATTACTTACGCACAGCACAACTTGTTGTTCCAGAAGACAAGATCGTTCGAAAAGAGTTGTTAAATGAAGCCGAATTCTATCAGGTTCAAGGGATCATCGACCAACTGAGAAGTCACCCTTTTGAAGAGTCTAACATCTTGTCTAGAGCCCAGCGCCACACCCTGATCGATTGGCTGAAAGGTTCGTTAACAAGTGCTAGCCATAATTATGTGCTTATCTATCGAGCTTCCCGAGATGGCTGGGCCGCCGGCCACTTTCATCAACGCTGTGACTTCAGGGGACCCACAGTTACAGTTGCACGGTGTGGAAATTATATTTTTGGGGGCTACACAGAAGCTCAATGGGAAT CTCTGCTGACTGCGGAATACAAGAGAGATCCGAAAGCATTTCTGTTTAGCCTTTCCAACCCAAGTGGCCTCAATTCCACAAAGATGTCTCTTCTATCAGAAAAAATGGACCAGGCTATTCACTGCTGCAGTAGTTATGGGCCCACCTTTGGAACAGGTCCTGATTTGAGGATTGCAAATAATCCAAATAACAACACCACCTGCTCTGCACGCCTAAGTAATACCTACCAGCTACCAGCTGGGCAGAAAGCCAATACATTCTTCACTGGGGCTGAAACCTTTAATTTGACTGAGCTTGAGGTGTTTAGCTTTGAAAAGTAA